One region of Kwoniella newhampshirensis strain CBS 13917 chromosome 6, whole genome shotgun sequence genomic DNA includes:
- a CDS encoding acyl-CoA thioesterase II translates to MSPTTSLASLVDVHPHPSRPLTSLSHNLWVPSGARGVFGGQVIAQSLLASSSTVAPPLGLHSTHCYFLLPARAQPTIEYRIEKLRDGKSYASRLVRAWQGDREVFVLLASYTLPPTKLPPNLGGGRAVVHEGESQADDGLKVSNSLRFVSSPNVKEITSTSSHTKEVQQDNGFQEKYQAPLPENLLPWEECEEEAVRWQKWMDEKGSRFTGTKRKFLQEYIRERRESPVSIARALTKDHDGNHHIRMSWLRARLDPSEKPSEETVKAMIAYMTDFQFIGTASRSVGLHQSSTPRLGMLASLDHSIHFYPFPANFDPSKPLLHVMESQAVDVASGRGTVKGCVYTLDGVLVAVTGQEGVVRADLRGLEAKGLVEGGAVEEDEERKVKAKL, encoded by the exons ATGTCCCCAACGACCTCGCTCGCATCACTGGTCGACGTTCACCCTCATCCCAGCAGACCGCTCACGTCTCTGTCGCACAACCTTTGGGTACCTTCCGGTGCTCGTGGTGTTTTCGGCGGCCAAGTAATCGCCCAATCGCTActcgcatcttcttcgactgtCGCTCCTCCATTGGGCTTACATAGCACCCACTGTTATTTCCTTCTGCCTGCTCGTGCTCAGCCGACTATCGAATACAggatcgagaagctgaGAGACGGGAAGAGCTACGCGAGCAGATTGGTCAGAGCTTGGCAAGGCGATAGAGAAGTCTTTGTCCTCCTGGCAAGCTACACGTTACCTCCAACGAAATTGCCTCCAAACCtgggaggaggtcgagctGTCGTACACGAGGGTGAATCCCAAGCCGATGATGGACTGAAGGTGTCGAACTCGCTTCGATTCGTCTCGTCACCTAATGTTAAAGAAATCACGTCAACCTCGTCACATACCAAAGAAGTACAGCAAGATAACGGGTTTCAAGAGAAATATCAAGCACCGCTCCCTGAGAACTTATTGCCGTGGGAAGAgtgtgaagaggaagctgtAAGATGGCAAaagtggatggatgagaagggaagCAGATTCACTGGGACCAAAAGGAAGTTCCTCCAGGAGTATatcaga gaaaggagagagtCACCTGTCAGCATCGCTCGAGCCCTCACTAAGGATCACGATGGAAACCACCACATACGGATGAGCTGGTTGCGAGCTCGTCTGGACCCCTCCGAAAAGCCCAGCGAGGAGACCGTGAAG GCAATGATAGCCTACATGACCGACTTCCAGTTTATTGGTACTGCCTCTCGGTCTGTTGGTCTCCATCAATCCTCTACTCCCCGACTAGGCATGTTAGCCTCTCTGGACCATTCGATCCACTTCTATCCCTTCCCAGCCAACTTCGACCCTTCCAAACCCCTGTTGCACGTAATGGAGAGTCAAGCGGTTGATGTCGCATCAGGACGAGGAACGGTCAAAGGGTGTGTTTACACATTAGATGGAGTGTTGGTCGCCGTTACTGGACAGGAGGGCGTGGTTCGAGCGGACTTGAGAGGGCTGGAAGCGAAGGGTCTGGTAGAAGGTGGTgcagtggaagaggacgaggagagaaaggtcaaGGCAAAGTTGTAA